In the genome of Campylobacter concisus, one region contains:
- the glyS gene encoding glycine--tRNA ligase subunit beta — MKELLLEIGVEELPAIPFLRELPNINAKWQAVLEKYNLVSPFKFYYTPRRLVFFHEKFPQSQPDSVASFIGAPKQVALKDGAFTKAALSFANKCGIDDSELKFKEIDGKEVLYYEKEVKGEPVAKIMGDMVEEFLKSLNFGKSMRWGNGEFEFIRPIRSFLCLLGDEAIKFNKFGVESSDSTYPHRSISYDKIKISNIKEYFEGSKSRGVVLEADEREKIILDEFEKISQKSGLKIEIDKDLLAEVVAITEYPTALLGSFEEEFLEVPSEVIITSMKENQRYFPVFKDGKLANGFVVVSNAITKDYSLIIKGNEKVLRARLSDAMFFWQSDLAHEFGPEKLKNITYLKELGSIYEKELRELQVAKKLASNYDELLKKEAGEYAAKLERAVMLSKADLTTQMVYEFTELQGIMGAYYAKAKNEDKDVVLAIKEQYLPDGEEAQCPSKVFSSVVALSNKLDTLMGLFSIGKIPSGTKDPYALRRAANGVIKIILAHNLKFNVKEILEDIAKDYKKFDVEVLINFILDRLYTFFDANASIVKACIKSGEKDILELTKMIEALAKISSEPNFRENFSTFKRLANIIKDDKFSKVDEGLFEIDAEKALNDAFKAVDKSLVYEPRLKALFALKPQIDEFFDKVMINVENEKVRNNRIAVIGQIYSEILKVADIKEISF, encoded by the coding sequence ATGAAAGAGTTATTATTAGAAATTGGAGTTGAGGAGCTTCCAGCGATACCGTTTTTAAGGGAGCTGCCAAATATCAATGCTAAATGGCAGGCTGTGCTTGAAAAATATAATCTTGTAAGTCCTTTTAAATTTTATTATACGCCGCGTCGTTTGGTTTTTTTTCATGAGAAATTTCCACAATCTCAGCCTGACAGCGTAGCTAGCTTTATCGGTGCGCCAAAGCAAGTGGCACTAAAAGACGGAGCATTTACAAAGGCAGCACTCAGCTTTGCAAATAAATGCGGCATAGATGATAGTGAGCTTAAATTTAAAGAGATAGACGGCAAAGAGGTGCTTTACTACGAAAAAGAGGTAAAAGGCGAGCCGGTTGCTAAGATAATGGGAGACATGGTTGAAGAGTTTTTAAAGAGTCTTAACTTTGGCAAGTCTATGCGTTGGGGCAACGGAGAGTTCGAGTTTATCCGCCCGATAAGATCGTTTTTGTGTTTGCTTGGTGATGAGGCCATAAAATTTAATAAATTTGGCGTAGAGAGCAGTGATTCAACCTATCCACATAGAAGCATTAGCTATGACAAGATAAAAATTTCAAACATAAAAGAGTATTTTGAAGGCTCAAAGAGCCGTGGTGTCGTGCTTGAAGCGGATGAGAGAGAAAAAATAATCCTTGATGAGTTTGAAAAAATTAGCCAAAAAAGTGGGCTAAAGATCGAAATCGATAAAGACTTGTTAGCTGAAGTCGTGGCGATCACCGAGTATCCGACAGCACTTCTTGGCTCATTTGAAGAGGAATTTTTGGAGGTGCCAAGCGAGGTCATCATCACTTCTATGAAAGAAAATCAGCGCTACTTCCCAGTCTTTAAAGATGGCAAGCTAGCAAACGGCTTTGTAGTCGTAAGTAACGCCATCACAAAAGATTACTCGCTCATCATTAAGGGCAACGAAAAGGTGCTAAGGGCAAGGCTAAGTGATGCGATGTTCTTTTGGCAAAGCGACCTAGCGCACGAATTTGGCCCAGAAAAACTAAAAAATATAACTTATCTAAAAGAGCTTGGAAGTATCTACGAAAAAGAGCTTAGGGAGCTACAAGTGGCTAAAAAGCTTGCTAGCAACTATGACGAGCTACTCAAAAAAGAAGCTGGCGAGTACGCGGCTAAGCTGGAGCGAGCTGTGATGTTAAGTAAGGCTGATCTTACAACACAGATGGTTTATGAGTTTACCGAGCTTCAAGGTATCATGGGCGCTTACTATGCAAAGGCTAAAAACGAGGATAAAGACGTCGTTTTAGCCATAAAAGAGCAGTATTTGCCAGACGGCGAGGAGGCACAGTGCCCAAGTAAGGTCTTTAGCTCAGTTGTAGCGCTTTCAAATAAGCTTGATACGCTAATGGGGCTATTTAGTATCGGCAAAATCCCAAGTGGCACCAAAGACCCATACGCTCTAAGACGTGCGGCAAATGGCGTGATAAAGATCATTTTGGCGCATAATTTGAAATTTAACGTAAAAGAAATTCTAGAAGATATCGCAAAAGATTATAAGAAATTTGACGTTGAAGTACTAATAAATTTTATCCTTGATAGGCTCTACACCTTCTTTGATGCAAACGCTTCTATCGTAAAAGCGTGCATAAAAAGTGGGGAAAAGGACATCTTGGAGTTAACTAAGATGATAGAGGCACTTGCTAAAATTTCTAGCGAGCCAAACTTTAGAGAGAATTTCTCTACATTTAAACGCCTTGCAAATATCATAAAAGATGATAAATTTAGTAAGGTTGATGAGGGTCTCTTTGAGATAGATGCTGAAAAAGCCTTAAATGACGCATTTAAAGCGGTCGATAAGAGCCTTGTATACGAGCCAAGGCTAAAGGCGCTATTTGCTCTAAAACCTCAAATAGATGAGTTTTTTGACAAAGTTATGATAAACGTTGAAAACGAGAAAGTGCGAAACAACCGCATCGCGGTCATCGGTCAAATTTATAGTGAGATACTAAAAGTAGCTGATATAAAAGAGATCAGCTTTTAA
- a CDS encoding ComEA family DNA-binding protein, with the protein MRIKILLCLVVASIAYGANLNTASKNELMKLGLSKGQALNIIKYRKAHKFKSIDELERVQGIGFNDMQKVKEKLSIKENAKVKKTEAKNSKGKKK; encoded by the coding sequence ATGAGGATTAAAATTTTACTTTGTTTAGTAGTCGCAAGTATTGCATATGGCGCTAATCTAAATACAGCCAGCAAAAATGAGTTGATGAAGCTTGGGCTAAGCAAAGGCCAAGCGTTAAACATTATAAAATACAGAAAAGCCCATAAATTTAAAAGTATCGATGAGCTTGAAAGAGTCCAAGGTATTGGTTTTAACGATATGCAAAAAGTTAAAGAAAAACTTAGCATAAAAGAGAATGCAAAAGTCAAAAAAACTGAAGCAAAAAACTCCAAAGGCAAGAAAAAATAA
- a CDS encoding 3-isopropylmalate dehydratase small subunit has translation MKEGKVWKFGDNIDTDIIIAARYLNTSDENILAKHIMEDADPNFSTKIDKGDIIVAGENFGCGSSREHAPIALKAAGIGAVIAKSYARIFYRNSFNTGLLILEIKETDEINAGDKLKIDVDNGVIVNLTSGKEYKFSPIPPFMQELLNAGGLIEYAKVKLD, from the coding sequence ATGAAAGAAGGCAAGGTTTGGAAATTTGGCGATAATATCGATACTGATATCATCATCGCTGCTAGATACTTAAACACCTCCGACGAAAATATCTTGGCAAAGCATATTATGGAAGATGCTGATCCTAATTTTAGTACCAAAATAGACAAAGGCGACATCATCGTGGCAGGCGAAAATTTTGGCTGTGGTAGCTCTCGTGAGCACGCTCCTATCGCACTTAAAGCTGCTGGCATTGGCGCGGTGATAGCTAAAAGCTACGCGAGAATATTTTATAGAAATAGCTTTAACACAGGACTTTTGATACTTGAGATTAAAGAAACGGACGAGATAAACGCTGGCGATAAGCTAAAAATAGATGTTGATAACGGCGTGATCGTAAATTTAACCAGTGGCAAAGAGTATAAATTTAGCCCTATACCGCCTTTTATGCAAGAGCTTTTAAACGCCGGCGGACTTATAGAATACGCAAAAGTAAAGTTGGATTAA
- the leuB gene encoding 3-isopropylmalate dehydrogenase produces the protein MREYKICVIKGDGIGPEIIDEAIKILDVVSAEFGIKFEYDYKLMGGSAYDVFGVPLPDETLSAALSSDAVLFGAIGGEKWDNLPRHLRPESGLLKIRKELEAYANLRPAIVFDELVDASTLKPDVLRGVDFVVVRELTGGLYFGQPREKGEDRAFNTMVYSKMEIERIAKIAFETAMLRNKKVCMVDKANVLETSQLWREVTSEVAKNYPEVELSFMYVDNAAMQLVRAPANFDVILTENLFGDILSDEASMVCGSIGLLPSASMGGKVGIYEPIHGSAPDIAGQGIANPIATILSAAMMLRYAFGESEAADAIENAVKTALAKGYRTKDIAAFNAVEICSTSEIGDVIAGFIKK, from the coding sequence ATGAGAGAATATAAAATTTGTGTTATAAAAGGCGATGGCATCGGCCCTGAGATCATAGATGAGGCGATAAAAATTTTAGATGTCGTTAGCGCTGAGTTTGGGATAAAATTTGAGTACGACTATAAGCTTATGGGTGGCTCCGCATATGATGTATTTGGTGTGCCTTTGCCAGATGAGACGTTAAGCGCTGCTCTAAGCTCTGATGCTGTGCTTTTTGGAGCGATCGGCGGCGAGAAATGGGACAATTTGCCAAGACATCTAAGACCAGAGAGCGGACTTTTAAAGATTAGAAAAGAGCTAGAAGCTTATGCAAATTTACGCCCAGCTATCGTTTTTGATGAGCTTGTGGATGCTAGCACGCTAAAGCCAGATGTTTTAAGAGGCGTTGATTTTGTCGTGGTTCGTGAGCTAACAGGCGGACTTTATTTTGGACAGCCACGTGAAAAAGGTGAAGATAGAGCGTTTAATACTATGGTTTATTCTAAAATGGAGATCGAGCGCATCGCAAAGATCGCTTTTGAAACAGCAATGCTTCGCAATAAAAAGGTCTGCATGGTCGATAAGGCAAATGTGCTTGAGACTAGCCAACTTTGGCGTGAGGTAACCAGTGAGGTCGCGAAAAACTATCCTGAAGTAGAGCTTAGCTTTATGTATGTGGATAACGCGGCGATGCAGCTAGTAAGAGCCCCAGCAAATTTTGACGTCATCCTTACTGAAAATTTATTTGGCGATATTTTAAGCGACGAGGCGAGCATGGTTTGTGGCTCGATAGGGCTACTTCCAAGTGCAAGTATGGGTGGTAAAGTTGGAATTTACGAGCCGATACACGGTTCAGCACCAGATATCGCAGGGCAGGGTATAGCAAATCCAATAGCTACCATTTTAAGTGCAGCAATGATGCTAAGATACGCATTTGGTGAGAGCGAGGCAGCAGACGCGATAGAAAATGCCGTAAAAACAGCGCTTGCAAAGGGATATAGAACAAAAGATATCGCCGCTTTTAACGCAGTCGAGATCTGCTCAACAAGCGAGATAGGCGACGTGATAGCGGGATTTATCAAAAAATGA
- a CDS encoding phosphoethanolamine transferase domain-containing protein: protein MLNINKFKNISFLKFLILFTAYIFFINYIFLYKGVFSGFLQNNQLSFSIFFFLIFAIVFILVFTSIFCILFLPFSLKPVAIILILASGISAYFMQAYGVIIDKDMLLNVLHTDTKEAFSYFSTGLVFWIIFTTILPCVYVLFVKINYDSFKNELKLRAKIISFSIVAIAIIFSLTSKIFIPFFREHSNLRTALLPYYPIYSAIKLVKSIT, encoded by the coding sequence ATGCTAAATATTAATAAATTTAAAAATATCAGTTTTTTAAAATTTCTGATTTTATTTACTGCTTACATATTTTTTATAAATTATATATTTTTATACAAGGGCGTTTTTTCAGGCTTTCTACAAAATAATCAACTCTCTTTTTCCATATTCTTTTTTCTTATATTTGCAATTGTCTTTATCTTGGTTTTCACTAGTATTTTTTGTATTTTATTTTTGCCTTTTTCGCTAAAGCCAGTTGCGATTATTTTGATTTTAGCAAGTGGCATATCTGCTTACTTTATGCAAGCATATGGTGTTATTATAGATAAAGATATGTTATTAAACGTCCTACATACCGATACCAAAGAAGCTTTTAGTTACTTTAGCACAGGTTTAGTTTTTTGGATAATTTTTACAACCATCTTACCTTGCGTATATGTATTATTTGTAAAAATTAACTATGATAGTTTCAAAAATGAGCTTAAATTAAGAGCAAAAATTATCTCATTTTCTATAGTTGCGATAGCTATCATATTTTCATTAACGTCTAAAATTTTTATACCATTTTTTAGAGAGCATTCGAATTTAAGGACCGCATTGCTCCCATACTATCCCATCTACTCGGCTATAAAACTAGTAAAATCGATCACATAA
- a CDS encoding CiaD-like domain-containing protein → MVDKIMKLDDIARMAISEVSAELEKIEALQNKKQEELERENLKKELLSIETNENALNNELKVETNLQNEQAFEVKEEPASLTKSREVSEEKIFLANLAERIEVLFEGLKQTPEQNLASRLELTTKFLEFTLANIENRLQNLSK, encoded by the coding sequence GTGGTTGATAAGATTATGAAGCTTGATGATATCGCTAGAATGGCAATTAGTGAGGTTAGCGCCGAGCTTGAGAAAATAGAAGCACTGCAAAACAAAAAGCAAGAAGAGCTCGAGCGAGAGAATTTAAAAAAAGAGCTTTTATCCATAGAGACTAATGAAAATGCACTAAATAACGAGCTAAAAGTTGAGACAAATTTACAAAATGAGCAAGCGTTTGAGGTAAAAGAGGAGCCAGCAAGTCTAACAAAAAGTAGAGAGGTGAGCGAAGAGAAAATTTTCTTAGCAAACCTTGCTGAACGCATAGAAGTGCTTTTTGAAGGGCTTAAACAAACTCCCGAGCAAAATCTTGCTTCAAGGCTTGAGCTAACGACAAAATTTTTAGAATTTACCCTTGCAAATATCGAAAATAGACTCCAAAATCTCTCAAAATAA
- a CDS encoding sulfatase-like hydrolase/transferase, producing the protein MIVGETQRSRNYSLNGYAKNNTNKFTKQKGVVSFINFYSCGTATETSVPCLFSDLKRENFSNREAKASENLVDIINKLGIKTYFFGNNSGGCKGVCDNLDQNHTSDHRAEGFDEVIFNEAKKVIEDANSTTFIVLHLQGSHGPIYYKGYPSKFKEFTPTCDTAELNKCTPEEIAKLTTTPFYMRTIYKAS; encoded by the coding sequence TTGATAGTTGGCGAGACGCAAAGAAGCAGAAACTACTCACTAAATGGCTACGCCAAAAATAATACGAATAAATTTACTAAACAAAAAGGTGTGGTAAGTTTTATAAATTTCTACTCATGTGGAACAGCCACGGAGACTAGCGTGCCTTGCCTATTTTCAGACTTAAAGCGAGAAAATTTTAGCAACCGCGAAGCAAAAGCTAGTGAAAATTTAGTTGATATCATCAATAAACTTGGCATAAAAACATACTTTTTTGGCAACAATAGCGGCGGTTGCAAGGGCGTTTGTGATAATCTTGATCAAAACCATACTTCAGATCATCGAGCAGAAGGCTTTGACGAAGTGATATTTAATGAAGCAAAAAAGGTCATCGAAGATGCAAATTCCACCACCTTTATCGTGCTACATCTGCAAGGCTCGCACGGCCCTATCTACTACAAAGGCTACCCAAGCAAATTTAAAGAATTTACCCCAACATGCGACACTGCCGAGCTAAACAAATGTACACCAGAAGAGATAGCAAAACTTACGACAACACCATTTTATATGAGGACTATCTACAAAGCGAGCTAA
- a CDS encoding endonuclease/exonuclease/phosphatase family protein, with the protein MRVVFALFFTILVAFASEISIATYNVQNLFDCKDDGSEYLDFKVGVSKWDCEAADSKLQRTRQVINALNTDIIALQEIENEQVLKALVSDSEYKFISFTKEKNSPVGLGLISKLQPSGSEIFKVPNVKTRNILKVIFEVEGKKFSIFVNHFPTYKNGINMQKKAEKTLRTALGKEKNAIILGDFNSPFGQKSILNDIIATRNFYDLYKELEPKDRYSHAVHGKKRAIDHVLLSPSFMENGDLSYVGGSFEVFKPSFAVDEKGFAKSDLYSDHFALKFKISTDPSPIKKGFVSKIFKKDENKANKKISEQSYKTADVDTLFDHPEAVPAVIEKAVVILKDKHGFIISKNHRGIYVYDPKNSVTVGEELDVLVRRMKIYKDALEVSSYEIINEHGTKDISENLLDASQLSEARSGDVFAKISGRLERGYLHTPYGKIRVYSKKKLKDGEYSFENARVKIYKRENQIVVE; encoded by the coding sequence TTGAGAGTAGTTTTTGCTTTGTTTTTTACCATTTTGGTGGCATTTGCGAGTGAAATTAGCATCGCAACTTATAATGTGCAAAATTTATTTGATTGCAAAGATGATGGTAGCGAGTATCTTGATTTTAAAGTAGGCGTATCAAAATGGGACTGCGAGGCGGCTGATTCAAAACTACAAAGGACAAGACAAGTCATAAATGCACTAAATACTGACATTATCGCACTTCAAGAGATCGAAAATGAGCAGGTTTTAAAAGCTTTGGTAAGTGATAGTGAGTATAAATTTATAAGCTTTACAAAGGAGAAAAATTCGCCTGTTGGGCTTGGGCTTATTTCAAAGTTGCAGCCAAGTGGTAGTGAAATTTTTAAAGTTCCAAACGTAAAGACGAGAAATATTTTAAAGGTTATTTTTGAGGTAGAAGGTAAGAAATTTAGCATATTTGTAAATCACTTTCCAACTTATAAAAATGGCATAAATATGCAAAAAAAGGCTGAAAAAACGTTAAGAACGGCTCTAGGTAAAGAGAAAAATGCAATTATTTTGGGTGATTTTAACTCGCCCTTTGGACAAAAATCCATCCTAAATGACATCATTGCAACGAGAAATTTTTATGATCTTTATAAAGAGCTTGAGCCAAAAGATAGATATTCTCACGCAGTACATGGCAAAAAAAGAGCGATCGATCATGTTTTGCTTTCGCCTAGTTTTATGGAAAATGGCGATCTAAGCTATGTTGGTGGCAGCTTTGAAGTCTTTAAACCAAGCTTTGCAGTCGATGAAAAAGGCTTTGCAAAGAGCGACCTTTACTCAGATCACTTTGCGTTAAAGTTTAAAATTTCAACTGATCCAAGTCCAATAAAAAAGGGCTTTGTGAGTAAAATTTTTAAAAAAGATGAAAACAAAGCCAATAAAAAAATAAGCGAACAAAGCTATAAGACGGCTGATGTGGATACGCTTTTTGATCACCCAGAGGCAGTGCCAGCAGTGATTGAAAAAGCGGTTGTTATCTTAAAAGATAAGCATGGCTTCATTATCTCGAAAAATCACCGTGGAATTTATGTTTATGATCCTAAAAATAGCGTTACTGTAGGCGAAGAGCTAGATGTTTTAGTGAGGCGAATGAAAATTTATAAAGATGCGCTTGAAGTTAGCTCTTATGAGATCATAAATGAGCATGGCACAAAAGATATTAGCGAAAATTTACTAGATGCATCGCAATTAAGCGAAGCTAGAAGTGGCGATGTCTTTGCTAAAATTTCTGGTAGACTAGAGAGGGGCTATCTGCATACACCATACGGTAAGATCAGGGTTTATAGTAAGAAAAAACTAAAAGATGGCGAGTATAGTTTTGAAAATGCGAGAGTTAAAATTTACAAGAGAGAAAACCAAATCGTTGTGGAGTAG
- a CDS encoding CCA tRNA nucleotidyltransferase: MQISKIDSKISQNKPLDGSKNEIKIKNEIYKNSELDFFRSLFASFTSRVYLVGGCVRDAFLGREIYDYDIEVYDIEPLKFNELMASIGASGVGKSYFIYKYKNYDLGLPRSESKTGNSHKDFAISYINDPSLASLRRDFTVNAMMMNIFNGEILDFHGGKKDLESKTLRHIDSEKFKEDPLRVLRGVQFSARLGFSIADETLELMKTLDLAHLSRDRINTELIKFFRAKYLEKGAYYLFELGLFKEIFGMQISMDDGFLSDLKSAREFVDDERLFLYLLFGKFELDANEILEKMRLPKSYFSILKQPYFKYMPIDKELMQIALNMPIKSWLGAYNKERIERAKKLGIYEVKFDAKVDVAEILSAGFKNEEIAKEIKRRQELEISKYLSERKPRKD; encoded by the coding sequence TTGCAAATATCGAAAATAGACTCCAAAATCTCTCAAAATAAGCCATTAGATGGCTCAAAAAATGAGATAAAAATCAAAAATGAAATTTATAAAAATAGCGAGCTAGACTTTTTTAGATCGCTATTTGCTTCATTTACTTCACGTGTCTATCTAGTTGGTGGCTGCGTGAGAGATGCGTTCTTGGGGCGAGAAATTTACGATTATGACATCGAAGTTTATGACATTGAGCCTTTAAAATTTAATGAGCTAATGGCTAGCATAGGCGCTAGCGGTGTTGGTAAAAGCTACTTCATTTACAAATACAAAAACTACGATCTTGGTCTGCCACGAAGCGAGAGCAAAACCGGAAATTCGCACAAAGACTTTGCCATAAGCTACATAAATGATCCAAGCCTTGCAAGTCTAAGGCGTGATTTTACAGTAAATGCTATGATGATGAACATCTTTAACGGTGAAATTTTAGACTTTCATGGCGGCAAAAAGGACCTTGAAAGCAAAACACTAAGACACATCGATAGTGAGAAATTTAAAGAAGATCCGCTAAGGGTGCTACGTGGCGTGCAGTTTAGCGCTAGGCTTGGCTTTAGTATAGCTGACGAGACGCTAGAGCTTATGAAAACGCTTGATCTAGCGCATCTAAGCAGAGATAGGATAAATACTGAGCTTATTAAATTTTTTCGCGCAAAGTATCTAGAAAAAGGAGCTTACTATCTTTTTGAGCTTGGACTTTTTAAAGAAATTTTTGGTATGCAAATTTCTATGGACGATGGGTTTTTAAGTGATCTTAAGAGTGCTAGAGAATTTGTGGATGATGAGAGGCTATTTTTGTATCTTTTGTTTGGCAAATTTGAGCTTGACGCAAATGAAATTTTAGAGAAAATGCGTCTGCCAAAGAGCTACTTTTCTATCTTAAAGCAGCCTTATTTTAAGTACATGCCAATCGATAAAGAGCTAATGCAAATAGCTCTAAATATGCCCATAAAATCATGGCTTGGAGCTTATAATAAAGAGCGGATAGAGCGTGCCAAGAAGCTTGGAATTTATGAGGTAAAATTTGATGCGAAGGTTGATGTAGCGGAAATTTTATCAGCTGGTTTTAAAAACGAAGAGATCGCAAAAGAGATAAAACGTAGGCAAGAGCTTGAAATTTCAAAATATCTAAGCGAGCGTAAGCCTAGAAAAGATTAG
- a CDS encoding tRNA (cytidine(34)-2'-O)-methyltransferase, whose protein sequence is MFNIVLVHPQIPQNTGAIGRMCVNANLKLHIVKPTVFDLSEKAVRRAGLDYWKILNPKIWDSLEEFLEANLSHKDRFFFATTKTNRLYYEARFKPGDFIFFGGESTGLPREFMDINFKNAITIPMGKEGRSLNLAMSAGIIAYEAIRQNITEFDFRSEI, encoded by the coding sequence ATGTTTAACATAGTCCTAGTCCATCCTCAGATACCGCAAAATACTGGAGCTATCGGTAGAATGTGCGTTAATGCAAATTTAAAGCTACATATCGTTAAACCCACCGTGTTTGATTTGAGTGAAAAGGCTGTTAGACGAGCAGGGCTTGACTACTGGAAAATTTTAAATCCAAAAATTTGGGATAGTTTGGAAGAATTTTTAGAAGCGAACTTGAGTCACAAGGATAGATTTTTCTTCGCTACCACAAAGACAAATAGGCTTTACTACGAGGCTAGGTTTAAGCCAGGAGATTTTATATTTTTTGGTGGCGAGAGTACTGGGCTGCCAAGAGAATTTATGGATATAAATTTTAAAAATGCCATAACCATACCAATGGGAAAAGAGGGCAGGAGCTTAAATTTAGCTATGAGTGCTGGCATTATCGCGTATGAGGCGATCAGGCAAAATATCACTGAATTTGACTTTAGGAGTGAAATTTGA
- a CDS encoding sulfatase-like hydrolase/transferase, whose translation MYTRRDSKTYDNTILYEDYLQSELINALEARKDEFKVTMFFFSDHGESLGENGIYLHGLPYSIAPDEQKHIPAIVFSSDRELLKRLKIRKNESLSHDFIFSSVLGYFGIKTKAYEPEFDIFR comes from the coding sequence ATGTACACCAGAAGAGATAGCAAAACTTACGACAACACCATTTTATATGAGGACTATCTACAAAGCGAGCTAATAAACGCCCTTGAAGCAAGAAAAGATGAATTTAAAGTTACCATGTTCTTTTTCTCAGATCACGGAGAGAGCCTAGGCGAAAACGGCATATATTTACATGGTCTGCCTTACTCCATCGCCCCAGATGAGCAAAAACACATCCCAGCCATCGTCTTTTCAAGCGATAGAGAACTTTTAAAAAGGCTAAAAATTAGAAAAAATGAAAGTCTTTCGCATGATTTTATATTTAGCTCAGTTCTTGGATATTTTGGAATAAAAACTAAGGCTTATGAGCCAGAATTTGATATCTTTAGGTAG